aaaactttcaatcAAAACAGCAAATCTCTGCAACAGCTACCCTCTATTTTTAACCATAAACAACAATGTAGGCATATCATGTGATGAGCTTTGAAATGTATAAGCAGACAGGTAAATAAAGACATAGAtaagaagagacaaaaacagactgaGACCCAGACAAAGTTTCCCCTCAGGTTATTATGTGGAACAAATTGACAAACCTTCCATGGgcatgaaaatctaaatgaaggAACTTGTCTTCATGAGAGAGCGCCCTCTTGGCCCTCTGATGCTTGCTGTGCACAAGCTCTGTGTCGTAGGACAGGCCTTCATAGTGACGGATGTACTTGTTCAGGGGATTTCTATAGTGTCCtatgtgaaaagaaaagagaaactctTGTTATCAGCGAAAAGTGATATGACGCCCTTATAGAACCGAAATAAGTTACAACACACAAACCAATATAAGTACAGTCGTTCATTCAAGGTTGAACATGCATGTAACTGTGTATTTATACTGTATGAGCCCTAACCCTTGCTCTGAATTTGTTAAGTAAACATTATAGGTTTATggtaatataaaaataaacaaattcacTCCAAAAAATTtaggaaattaaaaacaaaaaagttactAAGCTTGTGAAAGACACTTTTTGACTGtcatattcattatttttagtatGGCAGTCAACCTGAAGCTTTAGATAATTTATTATGTCTCTTTTGGGTGACAATACAGTTTTTCAGCAAAGTTTTCAGAGTCAAAAACTTGACATGgtacatcaaaaaaaaaattcaggcAGGCACACAAAAAATTGATGATCAGGGCAGATGTCTAAAAGGCAGGGTTACTAAAAACTGACAGCATACCAGtagtctgtgttttaaaattcaGCTAAATCCATTTGAATCAAATGAAGGCCGGTTCTGGAGCTCAAGCAAATGTCCCAGAGTTATTATTTATCCACCAGAAGAGTGGGTGGTGGgctctgggaaaaaaataattctggAGCACCTCCACCCATTTCTCCAACTTCTTCACACTCAAAAAGCATGCTTGAAAACAGTTATTTAGTTAAGACAATTACGGCCCTCCGGTAAGTGgatttgtttttgatgtttgcaTAGTATACTGGGCATACAGgctaatatgaaaaaaaaaacacacacacacatgtacccACATGCCAACCAAAAGAGAGTGCTTTCAGTAAACACAGTAATTAGTTCTGTCTGACACATAATTACACCTGACTAGTGAGCCATAAACTACAAGACTCAGTCTAAGTATGTAACATAGATGGTTAAGTAGCCCAGGCTTCAGTTATTTCCTGTTCATGTGAATTATGAAATATTGAAATGctaacattaaatatttcagtGAGGTGACTATGAAAAAGAAGGCAATGACTGCAATTTCTAAATGTCTTACAGCAAATACAATACTGAACATTGACCATTCAATACTGacaagaaatattaaaaaaatcacacacaataacaacagAAAGTAAGAAAGAAACACCAAAAGCAACATTTGATGTTAATTTAAACAAGTCAATTGGCCTGTTTTATGTTGACAGTTTGACAAGAGATCAAtcttgtggttaaaaaaaacattaataatgtCAAATTTAATTATGAACCTTATATCTAACTCCCTTTAAAGTCAGAAACCTCAATTGTATTTGGGTATATAGGTATAAAGTCCAGTAGCACAATATAGCAGGTGTTCGATACCTGGTGCATATCCCAAATCATTACAGagtttaaatgaataattattattataataataataaaacagatattatttaacatatttttaagATAAACTAGAATATATAGCGAggacagcagacacacactgtgactatcagagaaacaaaaaaataaataaaaaaaattctggaAACTTGTGTCATTTAAATATTGCAAAGGCAGAAATGTGGTTGGttacaatttaaatttaaacttcATTGctgttgacagaaaaaaaaaaaccccgttAGCTGCTAAAGCTTCAGCTAGCATTCAGCTAAGGGTCCGTTAACCCAGTCGGTATCCCCCGTCCTCTCATAACAATGGCTGTCGGCGCTATGCACACGATAACAACAAAACCGAGCCAACGCTGACAATACAACCGGTGACAACACATGGAAACAACTCCTCAGTGTGCGATTCATTCAATAAACCGCACGAATAACAGTCAGCTTTTACGCGTTGTGTGATTTGTAAGCTTGAACTAAATACGGCAAAAAGGGTGCAGTCCTCTTCATAACAAGCAGGCCCCGCTGCTGATCCTCTCTGTTAGCTCACAAGGCTATCAGCCTTttctgctgcctctctctctctctctgtctctctctgctcccgCTTGCTTCAGGAATTCAACACAACTTGAAAGGTTTTCCGCTGAAAACGCCTCACTCACCTTGGGCGTCGTTTAGTAAACACGCGAAGAGAAAAACTTTAAGAAGAAGCATTTCTGCCAAATCCATTGTTAGAGCATTGATGCCGTTTTCACTTTATTGTCCTACTTAGATAGGCGCAGACGCCCTGTGTGTTTATTGCACCTTCCTCCTCTCATCGCCTCCTCTCGCCAACGTCGTGACGTCAGACGCTTCACAGCTTGGGCAAcccccccctcgctctctctctctcccccccccctcctctctccctccctgcatcCACGGTAAAGGCCTGCATACATTACCGCCCGCCCCATACACGTCAACAACCATACTGGGcgttatatttacagtctatgcaatctgttttttcacattttttccccctcaattTAACGCTcactcaaaaacaaaatctaaaaataataCCAAATACCCAAAATTACAAAAATCACAGCGTTTGTCCTGTGGTTATGTGACTTCTGTCACGTCACATGATACCcgtattgtgtttttattgtctaTTATTTCCCAAGGAAGACTCAGCTAAGTCTAAACATGTAGACACATACATCCCTGGCAAATAAAGGATTTATATACTGCATCACAGAGCCTCAGATTTTCAGTGCAGACTGCCAATTTTTCACCTTGACCTTTGTTTCCAAATAACCTggacagttttgttttattattttaaattctatttttagTCTGAAATCTACCAAGCAAAATACAGGAACAAAAATATTCTTACAACTTTTTATATCAAGACAGTTCATTAAATGATCTCTTCAATATCAATACATTACATTGGACTGGTCTGCAAACATGGACATTCTCCGCAGGAAAGGGCAGAACTGTCCGTACTTGTGAAGGCTGGGTCTTTGAACATCCGCATTAAAATTGCCATAGATGTTTACCTATAGTCTATGGTGGCAAGTGTCCTCTTCTACGCCGAGGTGTGCTGGGGaggaagcagaaagaagagggATGCAGCACGGCTAGACAGACTGGTGAGGATGACTGGCTCTGTGGTGGGCACACAGCTGATATTTGATATGGTAGTAGAGTATTGCATATTTATAGGCCAACTACTACAGTAAttacctgcagaaaaaaaacttgtggaGCTGTCATTTGATTCATAAATAGCCAACCGATTGTGAGTTTCTGTTGCTTGGCAACCTAAGATCAAGAGAACATAGTGTTCCAAAGGAAAACACCCTCAGTTTGGTATGGCTGTTAGATCCATTTTCTATACGTATCGTCTCTGATGATGTGTAAGCGAGCTATTTCTGATCCTAGGAGTTCTACTCTTCATCATGATGCACCTCTTCAAGCTGGAAGCAGAGGTTTAAACCCCTCGCAATGGCCGAAAGTCATGCAGAAATCAATCTGTGATGTGTGGAAAATTGAATTTTCGAGATAGAATCAAGATCTTTTCCAGGTGAATAGAACAAGACAAAAGCCTTTTGGATTTTGTTTCAGAGTCTTAATCTGCAGATGTTTTCATATTCACTGCACTTTTATTAACCGTGGCAAAATCGTATCAGTCCATTATGTCAGTGTCTGTTTATTCCAGACGAGCTCCTCTGGCTCCGGTAGCCTCGACATGACAAACTTCCACATCAGCCCCGAGTTTCTGCAGCTCATCCAGCCAGATCTGCTGCTTCTGGGACAGTCTGTCACTGGGCCCCTTCACCTCCACCAACTACAACCAGAAGAAAAATCATCTCATGATGCACAGTGCAGTGTCATTCATGTAGCGATTATTAAAATAACCACTTAAAGGAAAGCATTCAATTACAAAGGCAGGATTTAAATCTCACCTTGTAGGTGTTGTTTGTAGTGTTCCACACCACAAGATCAGGCAAACCTCCACGACAGTGTCTGTAGTCTTTTGACATTCGTGCTATTACCCCGCCTAAGAAGGCTCCTCTCAGGCATGAAACAAGGGACTGCAAGTAAGAGTGTCAAAGTGGTTATGTTATCCCGTTTTAGGAGCTTTAAAGCATGCAAAGATCCTAGTTATACAGTTTAGGTTACAGGTATCCCTCACCACTGATTGCATATTTAAGAGGGACAGAAAATACCTGTGCCTGTTGAAGGGATGAGAAACGCTCCCAGTTGACCAAAGAGCACACTTTACCCTCCTGGGAGGTCCAGGCATCCTCCAACATGTCGTGCAGAGTCTCAGGAGCTGCCTCACTAATTAACCCCACACGAGAATCAACCGCTTCTTTTCTGTTCTCATAAAAACAGTCAGTGTAAAGATCCAGTGGACATGACTgtgagaagaaaggaggaggagctcaaCGTGGTAGAATTGCACATGTCGTCTATGAATACTATACGTTAAAAGGTGAAGTAAAGCTTTCTTTACCTGGTATGGGTTTTTGAAAACATCAGCAATACCGTCCATAAAAATGACGTCCCACATTAGAAGGGCAAACAACGTCGAGAAAGTCGAGCCCTCTCCATGGATTCCTATTCAATTtgcaataataaaacaatattgaGGTAATAAAAGGACATTCAAATATTCTTTATAGGCATAGACAATTTGATTACCTTGATCAAAGCCTTGTTGACGGTAATGTGCTAAAGACAGTTCTTCCACAGAGCATATAACCGTGGCATCAGCACTTTCTTCCCCTTCTCCATCTGCTGGTAAAAGAAACCTAGATTTCCCCATTCCTCCCTCATGAGGAAACAGCTGTCCCCGGATAGTAacctgcaggaaacaaaaacaaactttcattcataaaaacatcctatttttttcccccatacaTAATTTAGACATAGTGTACTAAACTCACATGTTTGACATCTTGGACATGAATAGTGGGCAGGTCTTTTAGTCGCAGGCGATGTTTCTTAAAGCTGGCAGACTCTTTCATCCTGACAGCTCTCTGATGAAGAGAGAGTTTATGTCCAGTTCGCACCAGGGGGTCCGACAGGCCATCTCTGATCGCACATATAGCCTAGAAGTGACAGAACAGACAActgtcatgaaaagaaaaaaaaacagcttttactgAGCACAGTGTcgcacacagagacaacagagTGGACTTAACAGTTGAACAACGCCACAGCTCACTTGCTCAGGTTGTTTCAGGTGCTGGTGAAGGTTCAGCGCCAGTCTGTCCCACCAACGTCCTCGACTATCAGGACAGTAAACGGACTGCATCAGTAAAGACCGCAACTCCTCCACTGCTTCCTTCATAAGAAAAAGACCCACAACATAgtcgatctttttttttttttcatgccatacatttttcacatttataaaTACTTTGAATTTGTGTGAAAGAATGAGCGCATTAGGTCAAAACACCTCATAGCGACGTAGCCTCTGCAGGATCTCCACCCCTCTCGATAAGATACGAGTGTAAGCCCATCCTGTTGTGAAGCTGCGCAGGAACACAGGCAGCTCCTCCTGGTGCCTAGCCAACACAATAATGCCAATATCACATCACATCCAGGAGCTATTTATCTCTGTTTAAACAAAGAAGCAAATTCATAGATCTATGTCACCTGAGGTCATGGTTCTGCCTCAGCTCCTGCCAGTGACTTTTGGCAGCAGTGTAAAGCTCCATGGCCTCTTCCCACTGACCTCCCTGCATAGCCGAGACGATCTCAAGCAGGGCTCGCATAGAAGCTTCATATCTAGTGTGACGAATGGAAGCACCGAATTCATTGCTGGCTGCCCTGCATAGGTTCAAACACAATAAACCTGAAGGAAGTCGTGTGTCTGAGCCTCACCTGATCAGATCGTCCCTGTCCAGAAACACCTTGGCTTGACGCCGCACTTTGTATTCTGGGAAAGCCAGACGTCCTGAATTAACCAGCAGGATGGTGAAGAGCTGGCTCTGCCCACCAGCCGccatctcctcttcatccatggtgtcagtcagagagaaaagcagGAGGATGCGAGAGAAGACAGCCCGAGGACCCcgacacagacgcacacaagAACCTGCCAGCTGCCTCGCCCTTCCAGGGTAAAAAGGAAAAGGGTTGAGGTCAACACTGCAGCGCTATTACTGtgaaagaacacaaaatgtGATATCAGCGCACCTTTTCAGCATGACAGCATTAATGCTGTTCTGCGCAGGGTTCAGAGAGAAGAGGGACTTTTGCCGGCTGAGACGTAGAAGTCCATCCACTAGCTGCTGTTTCTGAGTCCCGGGGTTGCCCAGGTGAAAAGTCTTAGCCAGGGATTTGAGTTCAGGAGCAGGCAGGAGATCTAGAGCCTCCCCCAAGTCCTGTAGGTCACTCTCTTTGATTTACACAGGCAGCACAGGAAAGGAAATCAGAAAGCTACATGTCAGAGGGGATGATGTGTTGAAGAGGAGTATGCCAGCAGAgtactttatttatattgcacTTCAAAACCCACAAAGaacttcacaataaaaaaacctcaaagaaaAAAGATATACAAGGCAAAATTattgtgttattgttattataaaaATAGGAGCAAAAAGTTACGAGGTGAGTTCAGTCAACACAGAGGTCACCAGGAGATACAATAAAATGAGTTGTGTTAGTTACATTCAaattcaagtccatttaatgtCAAAGCAGTGAAGGATCTTGTGCAGCCTTTCCCGGTAGACATTAAGTAATATTCTTCAGATAGCACCTTTTCTATTCCCTATCTTTTCCTCAGTCTCAATATCTACGCGGCGTTTGTGGAACAAATGTTCGGAGAAGAAGAGCAGGTTTTTAGTTCAATAATAATTCATGAATTGTCTTTATTcttgaaaatacaacaaaacccATTAACTACACAGTCACAGCTtgggttgtcaaaatgttcgatACTTGGATACTTCAGACCATCAGACATATTTTAACCAAAATGCTCgtgttttattcatcttttattgaGTCCATCTCGACTTTTGGGATGATCTGCGGGGGAATATTGTTAAAGTTTGCCGAAAGATAGTCGGCTTTGACTTGAATGATCTTGGCCATATTTTTCAGGCTAGAGCCACTCAGAAGGCAAAGGCCGTCTTGAAAGACCCTCAGCACCCCCTGACATGCAGAGTTTAGAATTCTGccgacagggaggaggaggttcACTCATGTTAGAAAGGGCCAAATCGAACAGATACCTGAGGTCGTTTGTCCCTtcagctgttgggtttttaaataagctgtagaCATGGTTGCCTCTACACTGTTGgtttttaagataagataagattatttatcccacaatggggaaatttacagtgttacaccagcaaagagcaaagattgcagacaaaaagtgaacacagtacaatttaaataaaaaaaagaaaaattaagaatgtacaaaaaaaaagatacaaaaaaaaaaagaaaaaatctcacTCACATCCATCATGATGATTTCCATGGTAGTTGTTTtctatgtatgtatttatgtcataTTGCTGTTTTCTGATGGATGTGTTGCCTGTAtggacctctgttgcaaaccaaattgccacttggggggacaataaagattttgcaaatccaaatccaaatccaaatccaaatccaaaaaTCCACGGgccaaagaaagagagatgttgaaaatgtattttggcaattcagacagtgtgcagaagtttgcctGCATCTTttagtgattaaaaacaagcGACCATCAAATAGTGGGTAACTAGGACTTTCATTTGGTTGCCGAGGtatcaaaacataaaacactatCGTTTGGTTTCTACTAAAACCtattaaagtttaaattctggCGTTGTgacttaaagaaagaatgtcAATAATCAAAGCGATTTGGCTAACCCTCTAAAAGATGAATTTACCTGACTGTAGAAAACCAGCTTGAACCAGCTCCTGGGTGACAGGTCCCAGATCACCGCATATCTCTTCATAATCCAGTTTATTTACCAGAAGCCACTTCAGTTTCCTCTGAAAGAGCCTCACGTACAGCTTCTGGCCCATGACTTTGAGAGGAGAATACACATGTTGAGTGATGAGGCCTGACTTAGATTTACTCACAATGACAGTCGGATAGAAACTGAACGTACCGGATAGCTTCTCAAATCCATGCACGACTGACAAATCACGCCCATCAAACAGCGCCCTGTCGTCCTCATTCTCCAGGACAGCCTCAAGCACGGTGCAGAAGTTACGCAGGTAGTAAGGGAGCCGTGAGGGATGAGACACCTCAACGGCCCGCTCACTATTAGTGTTCACAGCGCCAGACTCTGCTGGCGAATCACTTTTCACCAGTGCAGCACTTTCCTGACGTCTTTGGTCTGAATTCAGAGGGGGGACACGAGCAGCAGTAGTCAGAGGTGAGTCTGTGTTAAGaacctcttcttctgtttcatgGGAGTgatctttctctgcctctctgctgctcccttCATACTTTGCTTTCTTTCTAGAGACAGACGCTCGGCCAGTGGAGGTCTTTCTCTTTGCAAGTTCAGAGGTAGAGTAATGCAGCTCCAGTTTTTTGACCGACTTAGATTCTTTGAGATCAGGATTGTGTCCTTTCTCTGGACATGATAGATTACCCACAGCTGTGGGGGCCTCTGAGCTGCTTGCTGTCAGGTCAGCGACGGTCACGCGGTCTCTTTCGTTCTCTGAACTCTGAATCTGATTCTCTTTTTGCGAGCTGCCGAGCGCCTCAGAGGAACacatctcctcttctcctccgccCTCCGCCTCTGACTTCTCGAGCACCTTTTGACATTTCTTGGACAACTTGGCGGCGAGACTCCCGAGGTCAAGCGTCCTGACCACACGTTTACTGCACAGCTCCCGAGGTGCCTGCTGACAgttattctttttaaaataagggCTGGTGCCGGTCCCTTTCCCCACTTCTTCCTCGTTTGGATCCACCTCTGGGGACTTTGGGGGGTTCCTTCTGGGTGACAGCTGAGTGCTTGGCACAACACTATTACTTGCTGAGGCTGCACTGCTGTCCCCTCTCTCAAAGTTCTGACATTGTAAATCAATGTGCTCATTGATCTTGAATCTGGGTACTAAGTGGCCGCACAGGGGGCAGGCCAGCCGAGGTGGAGGATGGCTGCTGAAAAACGAGGTGATTGGAGATGTGTTAGAAACCCCAGCTTTGACACTGCCTTTCTTCTTACTCTTGGACAATGACAGCTTAGTCTTGCCTGTGCCTTTGGGGTTTCTCTCGGTCATGATAGCGGCAGAATGGTTTTCGAGGAGAAATGTGGCTTTACTTTTGTTGCACGCTCAAAGCAGATCCATCGGCGTTGACCAGGTTGACAGTGCTGCAGTATATAACTAACTTTAAACGCTATTTCTTacttaaagtaaaaacacatgacttgctttttttttttgcaaaagtaaGACAAAACGACAGAAGCATTAATAAAACGAGAATGACGCTTCAAAACACAAGCTAACAAAACCCGGGTGGCTCATTTTGCATCACAGGAGCAGCACGACAACAATCCCGCTGCCCAGGCCAAACCAGCAGAGCGAAGAATGTTCGCGAGACCAGAGTAATCGATCTCAACTTCATCGATATTGTCAAACAGCCTACTAATCTATTAAGGTActgtaataaaaatgaaaaatactttCCTACATGCATCATATCCATATGTATACATGCCTATTTTCATAAAGAGGTAATGTTTGTACAATTAAAGTCCATATGAATAATCTATTTTGCATTCTAAATGACACCCTGTTATtaaactgttatttatttaataaataagcGTTCACATTGCAAACTCCTGTGATATAGACAAGTTGTTTCAGCATGTATTTGACACTGTTTTCATTACAAATCTGCCTGAGTTATTTGTTGGTGGGAGGGAGTGAGCACATGATTGGGGGTGTATTTCCTACACAGGTTCCTGGGCTGCTGTGCGGCTTTTATTCAAAAATCACCATTCCGGAGAACAATCTGATCTGATCAACACACGAGCATTTCACAAGGAGGGCTGCCGACAATGCCGATGTCGGTAAGTACCGCACGGAATAATCCGAGAACGCATGCAGAACAAGGTTTTAGTAGATGCTCAAAGGGCCTCTCTGATATCAGGGCTGGGGACAATGCTGGGTGTCTGCTGCtacaacatcagcagcagcacgTAAGCTGGATGTCAGCATGGTGCAGTCTCTATGCTTCACATCAAGGTCGATGTAAATTGCAGCAGCAGGGTGATATTGTTTCCAGATCGGGAAACAAACGGTGTCTGTGAAGGGATCAGCCCCATAACTGCGGGCTATGTGCGCAGGAAACCCATATTTCCGATTATCATTATCGATATTCATCCGGACGGGAATGCGGCGTCCACTTGTGGGGAAAAACCAGAGCAACCACAATAACCACTCCTGCGGCAAAAGTTAATCGTAATGGGTTTATGAAATACTTCCATTAACACGCCAAGGGCAGGGCAAAAACACGGAGCCTCCATTGAAGCCTCTTATGAgtcttattgtttttaattagcagttcagcaccatggagaggTCAGGATTAGGTCCGCGTGTTATTGGAGGTGATCTGTGGGGattagtttgttttctcttaacACCATAATCTCAGTCGCATTATCAACACTTGGGATTTATTGTGTTTATGGCGTGCACCATAAATCATCCCCCAAATGGTTGCGCCCAAACAGCTCAAacgaactgttttttttctttctccagatTAGCCACAGGCTGAGATGGTTCATGTTTAGATGAAAGTGATGACATGTTTAGACTGGGCGTGAACCATTGTTCAATGTGATATCTAGAATACATCAAGTCCTGGATACAACCTTCAACAAGCAGAGAACACGTGTATCACAtttcagattgttgtttttttttttttcttctgtaggATAATTTCATGTTGCGTATGaaaattgattttaaacacagaaccctaaacattttattgattttgagAATGCTATGAATTCATGTTGGTGGCAATACAGTTGTGTAGGATTGCAATTGTCTGTTACTTACTTTATTGCCACAGTCAATATACCAAGTGTTTAGTGGTCAGGTCTATTCCTGAACAGAAAACGTTTTAAAATGCACATCATATTAGCCTCAAAAAGTGTTCTTCTGAATTTGACACGTTTAAAATGATAAGCCTACTAAAAAGGGGAAACAATCTGTTcatctttaaattgttttgatcCTGCTGGATTTagcttttctctcctcttacaTTTCTAAATCTACTAAAAGAGTCAGAAAAGAGAGGGCAGAATTCAAATTCAATTTGTTCTTCGCCAACTTTGTTTACACGCATAATGGGCTGTGGCATTATCAGTTCATTTGCAGAATAGAGGATGTGGTGCCCTGCCTTTGTCTAAGGCAAAGATCCATTAAGAGATGCCATTTAGCTGCTTTTCCACATTAGTCTCCTCACGCTACAAAAGTCATGGATGATAAATCGGGCACTCACACCCATGACATGAATGTTTCAGGGACGTATGGGATTTTATGTGAGGGTATATTTTAAGTAGAAAagcaaagactgttttttttcattacaaaatatgaaatgcTACTGGTCTGACTCAACTCagactgtttttctcttctgcaAGACATTCAAAATTAGAGCAGACCcaacaaaccaaaaataacTGACAACAAACAAGTGGTCAGAGAACAAAAGGTCTCACATGACACATTTGGGGGTTAGTCCCTGAAAAGGCTCTTACTATGATATAATAGGGGATTTCAGTCCAAACTTTTGTGTAATTGTTGAAACAGATCTTTCTGggtgtgttatttattgttattttaaaaagtgtatttattcGGGTAGTATGTGAAAAAGCATCAGTTCAGTGAATATACTACACATGCATCTCCGATATGTAATTTACTTCATCTGTTAATATCCACAGGGTTGAGGGCAGTGGGCTTACAGGGCCAGTAATGGCTTATGGACAAAGGCCAGCAACCATCTCCAAAATATTGGCCCCCAGCCCTTCGCTGCGCCCCA
This genomic interval from Labrus mixtus chromosome 4, fLabMix1.1, whole genome shotgun sequence contains the following:
- the fan1 gene encoding fanconi-associated nuclease 1, with amino-acid sequence MTERNPKGTGKTKLSLSKSKKKGSVKAGVSNTSPITSFFSSHPPPRLACPLCGHLVPRFKINEHIDLQCQNFERGDSSAASASNSVVPSTQLSPRRNPPKSPEVDPNEEEVGKGTGTSPYFKKNNCQQAPRELCSKRVVRTLDLGSLAAKLSKKCQKVLEKSEAEGGGEEEMCSSEALGSSQKENQIQSSENERDRVTVADLTASSSEAPTAVGNLSCPEKGHNPDLKESKSVKKLELHYSTSELAKRKTSTGRASVSRKKAKYEGSSREAEKDHSHETEEEVLNTDSPLTTAARVPPLNSDQRRQESAALVKSDSPAESGAVNTNSERAVEVSHPSRLPYYLRNFCTVLEAVLENEDDRALFDGRDLSVVHGFEKLSVMGQKLYVRLFQRKLKWLLVNKLDYEEICGDLGPVTQELVQAGFLQSESDLQDLGEALDLLPAPELKSLAKTFHLGNPGTQKQQLVDGLLRLSRQKSLFSLNPAQNSINAVMLKRARQLAGSCVRLCRGPRAVFSRILLLFSLTDTMDEEEMAAGGQSQLFTILLVNSGRLAFPEYKVRRQAKVFLDRDDLIRYEASMRALLEIVSAMQGGQWEEAMELYTAAKSHWQELRQNHDLRHQEELPVFLRSFTTGWAYTRILSRGVEILQRLRRYEEAVEELRSLLMQSVYCPDSRGRWWDRLALNLHQHLKQPEQAICAIRDGLSDPLVRTGHKLSLHQRAVRMKESASFKKHRLRLKDLPTIHVQDVKHVTIRGQLFPHEGGMGKSRFLLPADGEGEESADATVICSVEELSLAHYRQQGFDQGIHGEGSTFSTLFALLMWDVIFMDGIADVFKNPYQSCPLDLYTDCFYENRKEAVDSRVGLISEAAPETLHDMLEDAWTSQEGKVCSLVNWERFSSLQQAQSLVSCLRGAFLGGVIARMSKDYRHCRGGLPDLVVWNTTNNTYKLVEVKGPSDRLSQKQQIWLDELQKLGADVEVCHVEATGARGARLE